The Streptomonospora litoralis genome window below encodes:
- the rplQ gene encoding 50S ribosomal protein L17, producing the protein MPTPTKGPRLGAGPTHERHLLAQLATALFQHGQIKTTQAKAKRLRPYAEKLITLGKRGDLHARRQVLTKITDKAVVHELFTEIGPRYENRPGGYTRITKIGPRKGDNAPMAVIELVEAGPATPPAARRPQTAEAAAAPAEEPTAEEPVQAEQAARSEQAEGEAEASAESAESAESAEGKPDEK; encoded by the coding sequence ATGCCCACGCCGACCAAGGGACCCCGCCTGGGGGCCGGTCCGACACATGAGCGGCACTTGCTGGCGCAGTTGGCGACCGCGCTGTTCCAGCACGGTCAGATCAAGACCACCCAGGCCAAGGCCAAGCGGCTGCGTCCCTACGCCGAGAAGCTCATCACCCTGGGCAAGCGCGGCGACCTGCACGCCCGGCGCCAGGTGCTCACCAAGATCACGGACAAGGCCGTGGTGCACGAGCTGTTCACCGAGATCGGCCCGCGCTACGAGAACCGGCCCGGCGGCTACACCCGCATCACCAAGATCGGGCCCCGCAAGGGCGACAACGCCCCCATGGCCGTGATCGAGCTGGTCGAGGCCGGCCCGGCGACCCCGCCGGCCGCCCGTCGGCCGCAGACCGCCGAGGCGGCCGCGGCTCCCGCCGAGGAGCCCACCGCCGAAGAGCCGGTCCAGGCCGAGCAGGCCGCCCGCAGCGAGCAGGCCGAGGGCGAAGCGGAGGCCTCCGCCGAGTCCGCCGAGTCCGCGGAGTCCGCAGAGGGCAAGCCCGACGAGAAGTAG
- the infA gene encoding translation initiation factor IF-1: MAKKDGAIEIEGSVIESLPNAMFRVELDNGHKVLAHISGKMRMHYIRILPDDRVVVELSPYDLTRGRIVYRYK, from the coding sequence ATGGCTAAGAAAGACGGCGCCATCGAAATCGAGGGCTCCGTTATCGAGTCCCTACCCAACGCTATGTTCCGAGTGGAGCTCGACAACGGGCACAAGGTGCTTGCCCACATCAGCGGCAAGATGCGGATGCACTACATCCGCATCCTCCCCGACGACCGCGTCGTCGTGGAGCTGAGCCCGTACGACCTCACGCGCGGGCGCATCGTTTATCGGTACAAGTAG
- the map gene encoding type I methionyl aminopeptidase gives MFRKNEPAVQIKTPAEISRMREAGKVVARTLDALRAAVEPGMSTLDLDAIAEARIRDAGAVPSFKGYYGFTGSICASVNDEVVHGIPRADKVLAEGDIISIDCGAVLDGWHGDSAVTMPVGTPRAQDLRLMEVCEESMWRGIAELRPGNHLGDIGAAIDGSMRSAGRFGNVQEYGGHGIGTEMHMDPHVLNYGKRGKGQELVEGMCLAIEPMANAGTRHVVQLEDGWTVVTRDAERSAHFEHSVAITAEGPLVLTAREENRERIARLGFPDPGFQ, from the coding sequence ATGTTCCGCAAGAACGAGCCGGCGGTGCAGATCAAGACGCCGGCCGAGATCTCCAGGATGCGCGAAGCGGGCAAGGTGGTGGCGCGCACGCTGGATGCGCTGCGCGCCGCCGTCGAGCCCGGAATGAGCACCCTGGATCTCGACGCGATCGCCGAGGCCCGCATCCGCGACGCGGGTGCGGTGCCCTCGTTCAAGGGCTACTACGGGTTCACCGGCTCCATCTGCGCGTCGGTGAACGACGAGGTCGTGCACGGTATCCCGCGCGCCGACAAGGTGCTGGCCGAGGGCGACATCATCTCCATCGACTGCGGGGCCGTGCTGGACGGCTGGCACGGCGACTCCGCCGTCACGATGCCCGTCGGCACGCCGCGTGCCCAGGACCTGCGGCTCATGGAGGTCTGCGAGGAGTCCATGTGGCGGGGGATCGCCGAGCTGCGGCCCGGCAACCACCTGGGCGACATCGGGGCCGCGATCGACGGATCCATGCGCTCCGCCGGGCGCTTCGGCAACGTCCAGGAGTACGGCGGCCACGGCATCGGCACCGAGATGCACATGGACCCGCACGTGCTCAACTACGGCAAGCGCGGCAAGGGCCAGGAGCTCGTCGAAGGCATGTGCCTGGCGATCGAGCCGATGGCCAACGCCGGCACGCGCCACGTCGTGCAGCTGGAGGACGGCTGGACGGTCGTCACCCGCGACGCCGAGCGCTCCGCGCACTTCGAACACTCGGTGGCCATCACGGCCGAGGGGCCGCTGGTGCTCACCGCCCGCGAGGAGAACCGGGAGCGGATCGCCCGGCTCGGGTTCCCCGACCCCGGCTTCCAATAG
- the rpsK gene encoding 30S ribosomal protein S11, which yields MPPKGRQSTARKVRRKEKKNISHGHAHIKSTFNNTIVSITDPAGAVISWASSGQVGFKGSRKSTPFAAQMAAEAAARRAQEHGMRKVDVFVKGPGSGRETAIRSLTATGLEVGSIQDVTPVPHNGCRPPKRRRV from the coding sequence ATGCCGCCTAAGGGCCGTCAGAGCACTGCACGCAAGGTGCGCCGCAAGGAAAAGAAGAATATTTCCCATGGACATGCTCACATCAAGAGCACGTTCAACAACACGATCGTGAGCATCACCGACCCCGCCGGTGCGGTGATCTCGTGGGCGAGCTCCGGCCAGGTCGGGTTCAAGGGGTCCCGCAAGTCCACCCCCTTCGCCGCGCAGATGGCCGCTGAGGCCGCGGCGCGCCGTGCCCAGGAGCACGGCATGCGCAAGGTCGACGTCTTCGTGAAGGGTCCCGGCTCCGGCCGCGAGACCGCGATCCGCTCCCTCACGGCCACCGGCCTGGAGGTCGGCTCCATCCAGGACGTCACGCCGGTGCCGCACAACGGCTGCCGTCCGCCCAAGCGCCGCCGGGTCTAA
- the truA gene encoding tRNA pseudouridine(38-40) synthase TruA, which yields MADGAPVRLRLDIAYDGTDFSGWAEQPGRRTVQGELQAALSRVLRLEARQARLTVAGRTDAGVHARGQVAHLDVHEEVARAEGPERLLRRLAGVLPPDVRVHGVSTAPEGFDARFSPLFRRYIYRVGDAPGGVDPLRRRDVLWHRRPLDVAAMNRAAAGLMGEHDFAAYCRRREGATTVRELQRLEWRTDDEHLHAATVQADAFCHNMVRALVGAMLAVGESRRGDDWPAAVLAAGVRDSGVHVVAPHGLTLEEVRYPPPEQMAARAATTRRVRTR from the coding sequence GTGGCCGACGGTGCGCCGGTCCGGCTGCGGCTGGACATCGCCTACGACGGGACGGACTTCTCCGGTTGGGCCGAGCAGCCCGGCCGACGCACGGTTCAAGGGGAGCTGCAGGCGGCGCTGAGCCGCGTTCTGCGGCTTGAGGCGCGGCAGGCGCGTCTGACAGTCGCGGGACGCACCGACGCGGGCGTCCACGCCCGCGGACAGGTCGCCCACCTCGACGTGCACGAAGAGGTGGCCCGAGCCGAGGGACCCGAGCGGCTGCTGCGCCGCCTGGCGGGCGTCCTGCCGCCCGACGTACGGGTGCACGGTGTCAGCACCGCGCCGGAGGGCTTCGACGCGCGGTTCTCGCCGCTGTTCCGCCGCTACATCTACCGGGTCGGCGACGCCCCCGGCGGCGTGGATCCGCTGCGCCGCCGCGACGTGCTGTGGCACCGGCGGCCGCTCGACGTCGCGGCGATGAACCGGGCCGCCGCCGGGCTGATGGGCGAGCACGACTTCGCCGCCTACTGCCGCCGGCGCGAGGGCGCGACCACCGTGCGCGAACTGCAGCGCCTGGAGTGGCGCACCGACGACGAGCACCTGCACGCGGCCACGGTCCAGGCCGACGCCTTCTGCCACAACATGGTGCGGGCCCTGGTCGGCGCGATGCTGGCGGTGGGTGAGAGCCGCCGCGGCGACGACTGGCCCGCCGCGGTGCTGGCGGCCGGAGTGCGCGACTCGGGCGTGCACGTGGTGGCGCCGCACGGCCTCACGCTGGAGGAGGTCCGTTACCCGCCCCCGGAGCAGATGGCCGCCCGCGCGGCCACCACTCGCAGGGTCCGCACCCGTTGA
- a CDS encoding DUF1707 SHOCT-like domain-containing protein codes for MSESSPPIRASDADRDRVAKFLQQHFADGRLDNDEFTTRLENAYNARTRGELEPLTADLPERDLAALAAEPPKPPPPPLGADGGLLGLLRDPALAIPWGLWGGVNLLCFTIWLILFLTGASDGYPWFLWVLGPWGIVMVFITLALAAANRGGPQTGGR; via the coding sequence ATGTCGGAGTCCTCACCACCGATCCGGGCTTCGGACGCCGACCGCGACCGCGTGGCCAAGTTCCTGCAGCAGCACTTCGCCGACGGCCGCCTGGACAACGACGAGTTCACCACCCGTCTGGAGAACGCCTACAACGCGCGGACCCGCGGGGAGTTGGAACCGCTGACCGCCGACCTGCCCGAGCGCGACCTCGCCGCACTGGCAGCGGAGCCGCCGAAGCCGCCGCCTCCGCCGCTGGGTGCCGACGGGGGTCTCTTGGGCCTCCTGCGCGATCCGGCGCTGGCCATCCCCTGGGGACTGTGGGGCGGCGTCAACCTGCTGTGCTTCACGATCTGGCTGATCCTGTTCCTCACCGGCGCCAGCGACGGCTACCCGTGGTTTCTGTGGGTGCTCGGCCCGTGGGGTATCGTGATGGTGTTCATCACCCTTGCACTTGCGGCCGCCAACCGCGGCGGTCCGCAGACCGGGGGACGCTAG
- a CDS encoding DNA-directed RNA polymerase subunit alpha: protein MLIAQRPTLSEESLGEFRSKFVVEPLEPGFGYTIGNSLRRTLLSSIPGAAVTSIRIEGVEHEFTTVPGVKEDVTELILNLKGLVISSEHDEPVLMYLRKQGPGVVTAADIAPPAGVEVHNPDLHIATLNGKGKLEMELTVERGRGYVSATQNKQQGQEIGRIPVDSIYSPVLRVTYKVEATRVEQRTDFDRLIVDIETKPSIRPRDAVASAGKTLVELFGLARELNVDAEGIDMGPSPTDAALAADLALPIEDLNLTVRSYNCLKREGIHSVGELVARSEQDLLDIRNFGAKSIEEVKQKLIDMGLSLKDSPPGFDPSTAADSYGSEDEDEAFVETEQY, encoded by the coding sequence ATGTTGATCGCTCAGCGTCCGACGCTCTCCGAGGAGTCCCTCGGCGAGTTCCGCTCCAAGTTCGTCGTCGAACCGCTGGAGCCGGGATTCGGTTACACGATCGGCAACTCGCTTCGCCGCACTCTGCTGTCCTCCATTCCGGGGGCAGCGGTCACCAGCATCCGCATCGAGGGCGTCGAGCACGAGTTCACCACCGTGCCCGGCGTCAAGGAGGATGTCACCGAGCTCATCCTCAACCTCAAGGGCCTGGTCATCAGTTCCGAGCACGACGAGCCGGTGCTGATGTACCTGCGCAAGCAGGGCCCGGGTGTGGTCACCGCCGCCGACATCGCTCCGCCGGCGGGTGTCGAGGTGCACAACCCCGACCTGCACATCGCGACCCTGAACGGCAAGGGCAAGCTGGAGATGGAGCTGACGGTCGAGCGCGGCCGCGGCTACGTCTCGGCGACGCAGAACAAGCAGCAGGGCCAGGAGATCGGTCGCATCCCGGTCGACTCGATCTACTCGCCGGTGCTGCGGGTCACCTACAAGGTCGAGGCCACGCGTGTCGAGCAGCGCACCGACTTCGACCGGCTGATCGTCGACATCGAGACCAAGCCGAGCATCCGTCCGCGCGACGCCGTCGCCAGTGCGGGCAAGACCCTGGTCGAGCTGTTCGGCCTGGCGCGCGAGCTCAACGTCGACGCCGAGGGCATCGACATGGGCCCGTCGCCGACGGACGCCGCCCTGGCCGCCGATCTGGCCCTGCCCATCGAGGACCTCAACCTCACGGTCCGGTCCTACAACTGCCTCAAGCGCGAGGGCATCCACAGCGTCGGCGAGCTCGTCGCCCGCTCCGAGCAGGACCTTCTCGATATAAGGAATTTCGGCGCGAAGTCCATCGAAGAGGTCAAGCAGAAGCTCATCGACATGGGCCTGTCCCTGAAGGACTCCCCGCCCGGATTCGACCCGAGCACCGCGGCCGACTCCTACGGCTCCGAGGACGAGGACGAGGCCTTCGTCGAGACCGAGCAGTACTAG
- the rpsM gene encoding 30S ribosomal protein S13: protein MARIAGVDLPRDKRVEIALTYVYGIGRTRAVETVQNTGVSAETRVHSLSEDDLVKLREWIDANYQVEGDLRREVQADIRRKMEIGSYEGIRHRRGLPVHGQRTQTNARTRKGKKKTVAGKKKVGKK from the coding sequence ATGGCACGCATCGCCGGCGTCGACCTCCCCCGCGACAAGCGGGTGGAGATCGCCCTTACCTACGTCTACGGGATCGGCCGCACCCGCGCCGTCGAGACCGTCCAGAACACCGGCGTCAGCGCCGAGACCCGCGTCCACAGCCTGAGCGAGGACGACCTCGTCAAGCTGCGCGAGTGGATCGACGCCAACTACCAGGTCGAGGGCGACCTGCGGCGCGAGGTGCAGGCCGACATCCGCCGCAAGATGGAGATCGGCAGCTACGAGGGCATCCGCCACCGCCGCGGCCTGCCGGTCCACGGCCAGCGCACGCAGACCAACGCGCGCACCCGCAAGGGCAAGAAGAAGACCGTGGCCGGCAAGAAGAAGGTCGGCAAGAAGTAA
- the rpmJ gene encoding 50S ribosomal protein L36: MKVKPSVKKICAKCRVIRRHGTIMVICSDPRHKQRQG, from the coding sequence ATGAAGGTCAAGCCGAGCGTCAAGAAGATCTGCGCGAAGTGCCGGGTGATCCGTCGCCACGGCACGATCATGGTCATCTGCTCGGACCCGCGCCACAAGCAGCGCCAGGGCTGA